The sequence below is a genomic window from Vibrio spartinae.
ACATTGGCGCCCAGCGTAACAATAACAGCCGCATGTTCGCACAACTCGGCCCGGATACAGGTTTCGACTCGATTGGTGATCGGCCGTTTGCCTTTGAACTGGCTCATCTTTTAGATGAGATGGATAAAACGGATGCTTTACCTCGGACCATTTTGTATTGCCTCAACCCCAGAGATAACGAAATGATGGCAACCATGATCGGTAACTTCCAGGGAGGCGGAATCGCTGGCAAAGTTCAGTTTGGGTCTGGATGGTGGTTTAACGATCAGAAAGACGGGATGCAGCGCCAAATCGAGCAACTGTCACAGCTTGGTCTACTCAGCCAGTTCGTCGGAATGCTGACCGACTCTCGTAGCTTTCTCTCTTACACCCGTCACGAGTATTTCCGCCGGATTCTGTGCAATATGCTAGGGCGCTGGGTTGAAAACGGTGAAATGCCGAATGACTTCTCCTTGCTCGGTCCGATGGTTGAAAATATCTGTTTTGGCAATGCGAAACGCTATTTTGAGGCGAGGGGCTAACGGATGAAACATATCGCCATTATCGGTGAATGTATGATTGAGTTGAATGGCAAACCGTTCGGCCCGATGCAACAAACTTTTGGCGGTGATACCCTCAACGCAGCCGTTTATCTTTGCCGGGGTTGCGCTGCCAATGTTGAACCGGAGAGGATTCAAGTCTCCTACGTTACGGCTTTGGGTCGCGATCCGCTTAGCCAAGGTATGATCTCGCGTTGGCAACAAGAAGGACTCGATACCGAATTGGTATTGTGTGATGAACAACGCTCCCCGGGGCTGTATTTAATCCAGCTCGATGAGCAGGGTGAACGCACATTCTTGTACTGGCGGAATCAATCGGCAGCGCGCTATTTGATGCAACATCCGGATATTGACCAGATCAAAACGGCGCTGACCGATGTCGATATGGTCTTCCTCAGCGGTATTACCCTCGCCATTTTGCCTGAGCAAGATCGGATGGAATTACTGAACCTGTTGGCGAAACTGCGTCAACAAGGCGTAGAAATCGCATTTGACAGCAATTTCCGCCCGGCACTTTGGCCCGATGATCATCATGTCACCGTGAAAACCATCTATGAGGCCATGTATCGGCTCACCGGTTTAGCCTTGGTGACGTTTGATGACGAACAGCAACTGTGGGGCGATCCCACACCGACACACACGCTGAATCGCTTGAAAAAGCTTGGGGTGCAGCACTGCGTGGTTAAAATTGGGGCAGATGGATGTCTCGTCCAAGGGGATGACACATCGGCTCACACCGTGGCCACCACGCCGGTTGCACAGGTCATTGATACCACCTCGGCCGGTGACTCATTCAATGGCGGTTTTTTGTCTGCCTACTTAGCCGGATACGGACTGATTGAATCGTGCCAACGCGGCAATCAACTCGCGGGGACAGTCATTCAACATCGCGGTGCGATTATCGATCCTATCTATACTCAGGCTGCGCTACTCTCTCAATAAGGAACAACCATGTCTGACATTAAACAGCAAATCAAAGCAATCAAAATCATTCCTGTGATTGCGATCGACAAAGCCGAGGACATTATTCCTCTGGGTAAAGTATTAGTTGAAAACGGCCTGCCCGCAGCAGAAATCACCTTCCGTTCTGACGCAGCCGCGCAAGCCATTCGCCTGCTGCGTGAATCACAACCGGACATGCTTATCGGGGCAGGCACAGTGCTTAACCGGGATCAGGTCATTGCCGCCAAAGAAGCAGGTGCGACATTTATTGTTTCTCCCGGTTTTAACCCCAATACGGTCCGAGCCTGCCAAGAGCTGGGAATTGAAATCATTCCGGGCATCAACAATCCGAGTGTCGTTGAAGCCGCGCTTGAAATGGGCATCACCACCATGAAATTCTTCCCGGCAGAACCATCGGGCGGTATCAGTATGGTTAAATCTTTGCTTGCCCCATATACCAGTCTGGAGCTGATGCCGACCGGCGGGATTAAGCCATCCAACGTCAAAGATTACCTCGATATCCCTCGCGTGATTGGCTGTGGCGGAACTTGGATGGTCGAAAAATCACTGATTGAAAATGGCGACTGGGAAGAACTCGCCCGTCTCACTCGTGAAGCCGTCGCTTTGATTCAAGACTAAGACCTGACGCTCCCTCGCAATAACAACCGAAAAAGCCTTGTGAACAAGGCTTTTTTCACCACGACCAATCACAATGAATGTGGTAATTCATACGCTTCATTACCGTCGAATACCGGGACTTTCCCTGTATAGCGAGCCCTGTATCGCTATCCCTGTATAAAAAGAACTCAACCGTCATCGACGTCGCACTTCTCTCTCACATGCCTTAATTTTTCAGCCCCCTGACTATCAATTATTTCCTCATGCAGAGATGAGCACAGCACATGGTTATTTCGTAACCAAATGATCATCTCACAACAAAACAGTAGCGACTCATTTTTTTAGTCAATTTCTATTGCTATATACAATAACTCAGTCAATGAGTAATAAAATTAATCAAATACTGACAACTCGAATAATTAAACAATTGATAAAAACCAATTTAAATATCATCAAAAAACACAATAAAATCTATTTAATAATTAATAACCATAATTCATAAACATAGAGTGACCAAACAGAAAATTAAACAAAATGTAACAAAACAAATAATATATTTACAATTAAAAAATCCTTAAAAATCATATAGATATAAACACAAATCAACCAACAAAAATATATAGATATCTAATTAATATTGTTATTCAATCAGATAAAAAAATAGTTTTAATAATTATTAAATTCATGATAATAATTTAAAATTAGTTGCAAAATTTAATCTGTTTTAATTTTGTTAATGATTTATTAATAGTGTGATCTATATAGCACTTTAATATTTAACAACATTGACAAAAAATTAATGTTGTTTAGATTATCCGCCACAAAGGAATCATTAAAAACCAATTAAATTCAATAGAGGTTTCCATGGAAACAGGATTTTCTTTAATCAAAAAACCCGGAACAAATATAGAAAATAGAATAGAAACATCTTTTAATTGCAATGTAATACCTATCTCTGATGGAATATTGTGTGTAGGAAAAAAAGACAAGTACAGCCAGTACAATGAAGAAAATACTATTCATTTGATTGGCGATATACATAATTTAGATTTTATTAATGAACTTATATCAAACTTGTGTTCAAATGCGAACAATGCAGAACCTGCTCATATCATCATGATCATGATAAAGCAATTAGGTATTCAATCGTTGTCTTTACTTGAGGGCGATTTCTGTGTCATTATAGAGAATAAAAACTCAACGTACCAAGTAATTACTAACCCATTTGGAATGAATCCTGTAAGTATTATTTCATCTCACGATAATCATTCATTATGGATTACAAACAACCTAAAAGTATTTGCAAGTGTTGAGGGCGATAAAGCTATTCATTTCAAAAACCCGAACTTAGTTTGTGTCGATGGACCAAGACAAAATAACTATTCTCCGATTCATAATGCGATTAAACTAAAACCTGCCAGTATCAATGAAATATCTTTTGATCGCAAAGGATACTTTTATAATAAAGTTTCAGATCTACTTTTTTGTAGCAATCATTGTGAAACAAATTTTGATGAAGATCTACTTCTTCAAATCATTGATAAATACATACAATCACCGATCAGTGATTCGTACAACAAGTATAAAAAGGTCGGCATCCCTCTTTCTGGCGGACTTGATTCCAGTCTTGTTACGCTCTTAGCAAGTGAGCAGTTTGACAATATTTATACCTATTCAATTGGTACAGAGTCCTTCAATGAATTTCCATATGCAGAAATCGTTTCCGAGTGTCTACATACCCACCATGAAAATAAAATATTAGATGAGAAAGATATTATCAATGGTGTCATTGAATCTATTTACTACAATGAAATTTTTGACGGGCTCTCTGCAGAAATTCAATCTGGTTTATTTAATGTCTACAAAATGGCAAATAAAAACTCAGAACTGCTATTGACTGGTTATGGTTCAGATTTATTGTTTGGTGGTGTAATTAACCCGAGTAGTCAGCATGATCCAAACCAAGAGTTGAGCCAATTAGTCTATAGAACACAGTGGACTTCTGAATTCTCAACGCTTGGCCCTCGTGAACTCGGCATTGATATCAGACATCCTTTCTGGACAAGACGGTTAATGTCATTGTGTGAAAACATGAATCACAAATTAAAAATCAGAGACAATGAAAATAAATATATTCTCAGAAAATATGTTGATTCATTCAAAAAATTACCCGATGAAATCGTTTGGCGAAAAAAAATCGGCATCCATGAGGGATCGGCTGTTAACCAATCGTTTGCCAATACACTCGGTGTGAATGTTAATAATTACTATGAGAAGAATTTATTTACTTACAAGATGTATCAGTCATTAATATTAGGCCGAATCAATATTCATGATTACAACTTAGATGAAATTAAAAAAATAATTACGGAGTAATATCATGACAATTAAAACATCTGATATCAATTCTGTCAGAGTGATTACACTCAATCATAAAAGTATTCATAACCCATTTAGTGAAGCGCTTGAAGATGCAGTGAAAGCCGCTTTAGTTGAAGCAGATCATGATACCAATGTCAGTGCTATCGTAGTTCATGGTGGTGATCATCGTTCTTTCAGCGCCGGCGGTGACTTTAATGAAGTCCGCAATCTAAAAGGCGGGGCTGAAGTTGATCGCTGGATAGATAGAGTGATTGACTTGTATCAAACCGTACTCAATGTCAAAAAACCAACGGTTGCAGCAATCGATGGGTATGCAATTGGGATGGGATTTCAATTCGCCATGATGTTTGATACCCGGATTATATCATCCACCGGTAAATTCATTATGCCTGAATTAAAACACGGGATTGGTTGTTCTTTGGGCGCTCAAATACTATCACACTGCATTGGCTATAACGCGATGAAGTCTATTGTTTACAGTTGTGATGAGTTGGATGCAATCGAAGCGACTCAGCTTCACCTCGCTGATGCAATGACACAACCAGAACAACTTTTATCAACCGCGATAAGCGAAGCACAAAAATTGTCGACTTACCCAACGCCATCTTTCCAATCGACGAAAAAAGTAATGAATCATGGCTACTTTGAGCTTTTGGAAACCGCGAGAAAAGAATCGAAAGAAGTTCACCGACTTTCGTTTGGTGCCGGAGATGCACAGAAACATTTTAACCGAGTATTAAAAACAACGTCAGAAATAGGAGTATAAAACCAATGGATTATGAACCAATCATGAGCACCAGCTTTGGTGCACAGATGACCGAAGAAGGCTTTAGGCAATCAACACCTGAAGAAATCAAACAGCTCTTAAGAGAAAAAGGATTCTTGGTTGTTCAAGACATTAAACTTGATGCTAATGATTTCCGGGATTTTTATACCACTTATGGTGAAATTGTTGAGTATTCGGAAGAGCGAATCGGGGTTGGATTTGGTTATGTCGATACACTCAAACTCGATGGTGAGAAAGGAAAAATTGTCACCGGTCGTGGACAATTACCACTCCATGCGGATGGTGGATTATTACTCACGGCAGTGGACCATGTTTTTCTTTATTCGAACACCATCGAAAACATGAAATTCAGAGGTGCGACAACTGTTGTCGATCATGTTCTTGCAAACCAAGAAATGCCGAGTCATCTGAAAGATATACTTGAAAATGAAACATTCCAAGCGCGTGTTTTAGAAAAAGGGTATTACGCTGATGTTTCCCCGGAAGATTGGTTTGATGTGCCAGTTTTTACAGATTTAGGCTGGATTAAAAAAATGCTGATCTATTTTCCATTCCATGACGGCCAGCCAGCAAGCTGGGAATCCAGAATCGTTGGTTTTTCACAGGAAGAAAATGACAAGTTCTTCAGAGAACTTGAAGCGTTCTACAAGCAAGACCGATATTATTACAAGCATTATTGGAAAAGTAATGAGCTTCTCATTATGGATAACCGAAGAGTGATTCACGAAAGAGAAGAATTTCAGGATGACAATATAGTTCGACGTCTATATCGTGGCCAAACATCTGAAGCGAAAGAACCAGCTGAATTATCTGCTTAAAAGAATACAGGCAAGTAATATGTAATAGTTACTTGCCTTATTTTTATAATAATGAATATCCTATGGAGAGGCATTCATGTATTATCGACACTCAAACTTAGAATTGATATTTAAATATTTTTCATCTGTTATTTTATCTAATAGATACATTGGAATGATATTTGTAAAATTATTTAAATGGTTAATCACTAAAGGTGTTCGATCGAAGTTTCACAAGATTATATATAAAATATACTTTGGTGGAGAAAATATCAACGAAGCCATTCACACATCAGATAAACTCAGCCGAGATGGAACTGCGAGTTTACTCGACTATGCTGTCGAAGGTATTGATCACTCATCTGGATTCCAAGCTGCACTCGATAATACAATAAGATTGATCAAATTATCGAGCCATAATAAACATCTCCCATTTGTTGTGATTAAGCCTTCTTCAATTGGTTCTAGTCTGATTTATCAAAAGATATCTCAACAGCAATGCCTTTCGACAAGTGAAATCAATGACTGGAACCAAATCAAGCAACGTTATGAAGATATCTTTCAATTTGCATCTCAACATCATGTAAAAGTTATGGTCGATGCGGAACAGTCCTGGATTCAACCCGCTGTAGATGAACTGGTCATCCAATCGATGAAGCGATACAACACCACCCAAACCGTGATTTATTTAACGATCCAATGCTACCTTAAGGATAAACTGACATTTCTCCAGCATTGCTATCAAGAATCTATTCAACATCACTTCAAAGCAGGGATTAAATTAGTTCGGGGAGCCTATTTGGAAGATGAGCGAAGACATTGTACGGATATAACTGAGTTTCCTATTTTTTCAACGAAGGAAGAAACGGATAATAATTATTCATCTGCTATTGAATTTATTGCCAATAATATTAAAAACTTTTCTCCTTTCTTTGCGACACATAATAATGAAAGTATTGATAAAATAGTCCAATACTCTGTACTCTCTCATGCTTGGTCTGGTCAACTTTATGGGCTTTCTGATCATTTAACTCTTCGTCTTCAACAATATGGATTTAAAACAAGTAAATATGTTCCCTATGGCCCGATGGAAAGCTCCCTTCCCTATCTACTGCGGCGAATTGAAGAGAATTCAATTTCTACACAATCTTTTATTGAAGAGCAAGAAACGATTAGAAAAGAGATTAAAAACAGGTTATTTCATAGAAAACCGCCTTCAAAATTAGATCAATTAGATAACAAGAGATAGAGAATGGAAAATAATAAATGTATCATCAACCAAAGAACGGTTGAGTTTCCTCTTGATAAGAAAAATTCAATATTAGATGCCGCATTGAAACATGGCATTGACTTACATTATAATTGCCGGGCAGGGTTTTGTGGCCGATGTAAAGTATTATTAAAAAAAGGTCAAATCGACATGGACCACTCTGGTGGTATTTCTCGAATAGAAATAAAAGAAAACTATATTTTAGCTTGTTGTTCCACGCCCCTGACCCCAATTGAAATCGAGGTTATTAGTTAATGCGTTACTTTGTATTTTTATGTATTTATTTTATCAATTTTTCTGTCTTTTCATCGACTGATAATATACCTAAAGTAAAAGAATCACTTGTTCAGGCAGGAGACTATTACGTGGGTGACGTTTTTGGTCAACAGCCGTATGAAAAACACACAAATGTGACGATAAAGTCTTTCTATATCATGCAAAATGAAGTAACACGATCATTGTTTGACCAAGTCAAAAACTGGGCAATCCAAAATGATTTAATGAAGGGTGCTATCATTAAAGAAAAAAATAAAGATGAGTCAAATATAGCTACAGCGAATGTATCATGGTGGGATGCCATTATTTTCTCAAATATGATCAGTCGGTATTATGATCTATCTCCTTATTATTTAGACAAGTCAAATCATCCTATTTTTGAACGCCCCAAAGATGGGATCGTCACAGTCGATGACTCAGCTTCCGGCTATCGTCTTCCCAGTATTTTTGAGTGGCAAATTGCAGCGCGAGGTGGACAAGAAGCATTAAAAAATCAGACGTATGGAACATTGTTTGCCGGTTCAGATCAGAAAGATACGGTGGGTTGGTTTCCAACTGATGATTTATCACAGCAAGAAATGCCTTATCTTGTCGGACAGAAAAAACCGAATGAACTCAATCTATTCGATATGTCTGGTAATGTCGCTGAATGGACTGGGGAAGTCTTTAATCTCGATGGCAACAACATCCTTTACTTCTACTGTGGTGGGAGTTTTATCATCAGTGATGGCTCTCTGGCGAATTGTGATATCCATTCCCGCGGTCATAAAAGACCTGACTTGGGTTTTCGATTGGTGAGATATGCCTCGCAGCCTTAAACATCCTACAACGGACACGGTGAGAAATCTATTTTGAATCATGCCTACAAATATTATATTGGCGTACTGATTGCTGTCATCCTATGGGGAAGCAATTTTGTAGTGATAAAAATCGCACTGCAGCAGGTGGATACGTTAGCACTACTCTCGATTCGTTTCGTGTTGAGCACCATCATTCTCGGAGGCGTCTGTCTTTTTAGACAGCAAGCAACACCACCACTGTCATTGAGAAACTATGTTTTCCTTTTTTTCCTGGGGATACTCGGAATCGCGGGGTTTAATCTGGGACTTTTTTACGGACTCAACGACACATCACCTATTCATGCGTCGCTGATTGTATCTCTTTCTCCTTTGATGACCTTATTTATTGCCAGTCGTTTTAATATAGAGCGAGTTAATCTGTCTCACATTATCGCCCTTTTACTCTGTATGATTGGCGTTGTTTTAGTGATTGGTTCACCACTGGATGATAGTCAATTTATGATTAAGGGCGATTTGATTATTTTTGCAGGCACACTGTCGTGGAGTGTCTATACCATTTTTTCAACGAAAATAAAATCTCAACTAGAACCACTTCAGTTAACATTTCTTGTGATGCTCTTTGGTTCAATTTGTATTGTCTTGCTGAGCTCATTTCAGCTGAATTTGTTCAGTGTATTGACAGAAATAAACACTCAGACTTGGGGACTCATTCTATATATGGCGATATTCACAACCTGTATTCCTCACATCTTATGGGTTCACTCCGTAAGAAAAATCGGGCCAACTGAGTCCTCTTTGTTTTTCAACTTAATTCCAGTCTTCGCCACTATATTTACAATTTTTACCGGTTTCATCCCTGATCAATACCAAATCATCGGTATTATCATCTCGTTTGCAGGATTAGCGCTCCCGACCCTATACACCTATCTCATCAATCGCTCTCATTTGGTAACCAAAAAAGAGGCGATCAACAAATGAGATATTTATATTTATTCGTCCTGTTATTACACCCTTTTTATGCTTACCCTGCGGCGACCTTTTTCGAACTCAATAGTGGCTTGAATCATTTAGACTTAAACTCAGACGGCATTCTTGATGCTGTTTTTTATTCGCGGTTTGATAACAACACATCTCATCCGGACCCGACGCTTTCGGTTTATATCAAAAATAACGATGCAACCTACTCGATTGTACCGACACCAGCAGGTGACCGATTTACGCTATTTGGTATTAATGTCTCTGTTTCAAATGTCTTGGTGAGAAGTTTTGGCTTTATCAAAACGTCAAAGAAGGTCTATCTGATTGTTGCTGTTAAATCCGGGGACTCGCCTCACTTAAAGCAACAGTTCAAATTCAAAATTTATCAAATAGAGAAAAACCTAGAGCACCCAGGCATTCCTCTATACGGCTGGACTCAAACATCGGAAAAAGTCAGTCAACATCAATATATGTCAGCAGATGTCGCAATCCGTGAATGCCCCCAAACATGTTTTGAGTAACCGGCGTCATAAAAAAACCTTGCTTTGCAGCAAGGTTTTTTACTTGAATTGCCATCCGATAAGATTCTCACTTTTGGATAATATGGAACGATTTGGACAACAACGACAAATCAGTTCACCTGTTTTTCATTATCTATCTCACTAGCTAACATATCCAACAATCGATTAACTGCAAAACCGGCGGCACCTTGTGCCCACATCCGTGATTCAGTGAGAAAATGAAGCGGCGTCACCTGAGGCGTGACACGCAGTCGGTATTTTTGAAAGCTCTGAAGCACTTGATCAAATAAAATACGCGATACCGTTTGAGGCTCTGTGGTCAAATAAACAATATCCGGGTCAAAGGCAATGGATAAATTAGCCAAAGACACACCGAGGTGATGCCCTGCATTCGTCAGAGTTTCAATCGCCATCGGGCTCGGGTTAAGCTCTAGCTCTTGTAAAGTACGTGGCGGATTTCGCTTATCAATATCTGGGTCATGATTCAACAAATACTGCAAAATTGCCCGCGACGAGGCCACGCTTTCTAATTCTTTTTCAGAACCATCGCCCAACAACCCATTTCCTATTTCACCGGCATTACCATGACGACCACGATACAACTGGCGATTAATAATAATCCCCGCGCCGATGCCTTGACCAAAAGTGGCAAGAATTGCTGATGAGGACTGCCCAATTTGGCCAAATACGACCGAAGCCAGCGCTAATGCATTGGCATCATTTTCAATAAATACCGGAATCGAAAAACGCTCAGTCAACTGCGAAGCAATATCGACATTATTCCAATCAAGCAAAAATGAACGTAAACAGCGGCCAGAATCAGGATCGACAACCCCTGATATAGCCAGGCCAATGGCACCGATATGTCTATGTGACGCAGTCGATTTCATAAATTTAGCTAACGCGTCACCAAGCTGCTTTGGTGTTAACTTGCCTATTGAAATCTGTTGCTCACCAATCAAAGTACCGGCCAAGTCAGTCATCACAATAAGATTACGCTCTGTATTAAGCTGAACACCAATCACACATGTAAAATCGGGGTTGATACCCAACAGCGTTTTCGGTCTCCCCATTGAGACCTTACGTAATCCTAACTCACGAATAATGCCTTTGTTCAATAGCTTATTCGTCGCTTGGGAAACAGCTGACATACTCAGTGAACTACGCACTTTTAAATCTGACTGACTGATTGAAGCATGTTCAACAATCAAACGAAGTAAACGAGTAGTGATGGACGGTGGTGTCGGCATAATTAAACTCAAAATTATCTAGTGGTTACGGCGTTCGTGCATTATATGTATTCACA
It includes:
- a CDS encoding sugar kinase — translated: MKHIAIIGECMIELNGKPFGPMQQTFGGDTLNAAVYLCRGCAANVEPERIQVSYVTALGRDPLSQGMISRWQQEGLDTELVLCDEQRSPGLYLIQLDEQGERTFLYWRNQSAARYLMQHPDIDQIKTALTDVDMVFLSGITLAILPEQDRMELLNLLAKLRQQGVEIAFDSNFRPALWPDDHHVTVKTIYEAMYRLTGLALVTFDDEQQLWGDPTPTHTLNRLKKLGVQHCVVKIGADGCLVQGDDTSAHTVATTPVAQVIDTTSAGDSFNGGFLSAYLAGYGLIESCQRGNQLAGTVIQHRGAIIDPIYTQAALLSQ
- a CDS encoding bifunctional 4-hydroxy-2-oxoglutarate aldolase/2-dehydro-3-deoxy-phosphogluconate aldolase, which gives rise to MSDIKQQIKAIKIIPVIAIDKAEDIIPLGKVLVENGLPAAEITFRSDAAAQAIRLLRESQPDMLIGAGTVLNRDQVIAAKEAGATFIVSPGFNPNTVRACQELGIEIIPGINNPSVVEAALEMGITTMKFFPAEPSGGISMVKSLLAPYTSLELMPTGGIKPSNVKDYLDIPRVIGCGGTWMVEKSLIENGDWEELARLTREAVALIQD
- a CDS encoding asparagine synthase family protein; this encodes METGFSLIKKPGTNIENRIETSFNCNVIPISDGILCVGKKDKYSQYNEENTIHLIGDIHNLDFINELISNLCSNANNAEPAHIIMIMIKQLGIQSLSLLEGDFCVIIENKNSTYQVITNPFGMNPVSIISSHDNHSLWITNNLKVFASVEGDKAIHFKNPNLVCVDGPRQNNYSPIHNAIKLKPASINEISFDRKGYFYNKVSDLLFCSNHCETNFDEDLLLQIIDKYIQSPISDSYNKYKKVGIPLSGGLDSSLVTLLASEQFDNIYTYSIGTESFNEFPYAEIVSECLHTHHENKILDEKDIINGVIESIYYNEIFDGLSAEIQSGLFNVYKMANKNSELLLTGYGSDLLFGGVINPSSQHDPNQELSQLVYRTQWTSEFSTLGPRELGIDIRHPFWTRRLMSLCENMNHKLKIRDNENKYILRKYVDSFKKLPDEIVWRKKIGIHEGSAVNQSFANTLGVNVNNYYEKNLFTYKMYQSLILGRINIHDYNLDEIKKIITE
- a CDS encoding enoyl-CoA hydratase/isomerase family protein, with the protein product MTIKTSDINSVRVITLNHKSIHNPFSEALEDAVKAALVEADHDTNVSAIVVHGGDHRSFSAGGDFNEVRNLKGGAEVDRWIDRVIDLYQTVLNVKKPTVAAIDGYAIGMGFQFAMMFDTRIISSTGKFIMPELKHGIGCSLGAQILSHCIGYNAMKSIVYSCDELDAIEATQLHLADAMTQPEQLLSTAISEAQKLSTYPTPSFQSTKKVMNHGYFELLETARKESKEVHRLSFGAGDAQKHFNRVLKTTSEIGV
- a CDS encoding TauD/TfdA dioxygenase family protein; this encodes MDYEPIMSTSFGAQMTEEGFRQSTPEEIKQLLREKGFLVVQDIKLDANDFRDFYTTYGEIVEYSEERIGVGFGYVDTLKLDGEKGKIVTGRGQLPLHADGGLLLTAVDHVFLYSNTIENMKFRGATTVVDHVLANQEMPSHLKDILENETFQARVLEKGYYADVSPEDWFDVPVFTDLGWIKKMLIYFPFHDGQPASWESRIVGFSQEENDKFFRELEAFYKQDRYYYKHYWKSNELLIMDNRRVIHEREEFQDDNIVRRLYRGQTSEAKEPAELSA
- a CDS encoding proline dehydrogenase family protein translates to MYYRHSNLELIFKYFSSVILSNRYIGMIFVKLFKWLITKGVRSKFHKIIYKIYFGGENINEAIHTSDKLSRDGTASLLDYAVEGIDHSSGFQAALDNTIRLIKLSSHNKHLPFVVIKPSSIGSSLIYQKISQQQCLSTSEINDWNQIKQRYEDIFQFASQHHVKVMVDAEQSWIQPAVDELVIQSMKRYNTTQTVIYLTIQCYLKDKLTFLQHCYQESIQHHFKAGIKLVRGAYLEDERRHCTDITEFPIFSTKEETDNNYSSAIEFIANNIKNFSPFFATHNNESIDKIVQYSVLSHAWSGQLYGLSDHLTLRLQQYGFKTSKYVPYGPMESSLPYLLRRIEENSISTQSFIEEQETIRKEIKNRLFHRKPPSKLDQLDNKR
- a CDS encoding 2Fe-2S iron-sulfur cluster-binding protein, which translates into the protein MENNKCIINQRTVEFPLDKKNSILDAALKHGIDLHYNCRAGFCGRCKVLLKKGQIDMDHSGGISRIEIKENYILACCSTPLTPIEIEVIS
- a CDS encoding formylglycine-generating enzyme family protein, producing MRYFVFLCIYFINFSVFSSTDNIPKVKESLVQAGDYYVGDVFGQQPYEKHTNVTIKSFYIMQNEVTRSLFDQVKNWAIQNDLMKGAIIKEKNKDESNIATANVSWWDAIIFSNMISRYYDLSPYYLDKSNHPIFERPKDGIVTVDDSASGYRLPSIFEWQIAARGGQEALKNQTYGTLFAGSDQKDTVGWFPTDDLSQQEMPYLVGQKKPNELNLFDMSGNVAEWTGEVFNLDGNNILYFYCGGSFIISDGSLANCDIHSRGHKRPDLGFRLVRYASQP
- a CDS encoding DMT family transporter, with amino-acid sequence MNHAYKYYIGVLIAVILWGSNFVVIKIALQQVDTLALLSIRFVLSTIILGGVCLFRQQATPPLSLRNYVFLFFLGILGIAGFNLGLFYGLNDTSPIHASLIVSLSPLMTLFIASRFNIERVNLSHIIALLLCMIGVVLVIGSPLDDSQFMIKGDLIIFAGTLSWSVYTIFSTKIKSQLEPLQLTFLVMLFGSICIVLLSSFQLNLFSVLTEINTQTWGLILYMAIFTTCIPHILWVHSVRKIGPTESSLFFNLIPVFATIFTIFTGFIPDQYQIIGIIISFAGLALPTLYTYLINRSHLVTKKEAINK
- a CDS encoding carbapenem self-resistance protein CarG family protein encodes the protein MRYLYLFVLLLHPFYAYPAATFFELNSGLNHLDLNSDGILDAVFYSRFDNNTSHPDPTLSVYIKNNDATYSIVPTPAGDRFTLFGINVSVSNVLVRSFGFIKTSKKVYLIVAVKSGDSPHLKQQFKFKIYQIEKNLEHPGIPLYGWTQTSEKVSQHQYMSADVAIRECPQTCFE
- a CDS encoding ROK family transcriptional regulator → MPTPPSITTRLLRLIVEHASISQSDLKVRSSLSMSAVSQATNKLLNKGIIRELGLRKVSMGRPKTLLGINPDFTCVIGVQLNTERNLIVMTDLAGTLIGEQQISIGKLTPKQLGDALAKFMKSTASHRHIGAIGLAISGVVDPDSGRCLRSFLLDWNNVDIASQLTERFSIPVFIENDANALALASVVFGQIGQSSSAILATFGQGIGAGIIINRQLYRGRHGNAGEIGNGLLGDGSEKELESVASSRAILQYLLNHDPDIDKRNPPRTLQELELNPSPMAIETLTNAGHHLGVSLANLSIAFDPDIVYLTTEPQTVSRILFDQVLQSFQKYRLRVTPQVTPLHFLTESRMWAQGAAGFAVNRLLDMLASEIDNEKQVN